The Amorphus orientalis genomic interval GCCCGCGGCGGAGATCGTCAAGCGGTTCTCAACCGGCGCCATGTCGTTCGGGGCGATCTCCAAGGAGAGCCACGAGACCTTGGCCGTCGCCATGAACCGGATCGGCGGCAAGTCGAACACGGGCGAGGGCGGCGAGGAGCCCGAGCGCTTCATGACGCTGCCCAACGGCGATTCGAAGCGGTCGGCCATCAAGCAGGTCGCGTCGGGCCGGTTCGGCGTGACCACCGAATATCTGGTCAACGCCGACCAGATCCAGATCAAGATGGCCCAGGGCGCCAAGCCCGGCGAGGGCGGTCAGCTTCCCGGCCACAAGGTCGACGCGATCATCGCCAAGGTCCGGCATTCCACGCCGGGCGTGGGGCTGATCTCGCCGCCGCCGCATCACGACATCTACTCGATCGAGGATCTGGCCCAGCTCATCTTCGACCTGAAGAACGTGAACCCGGAAGCCGACATCTCGGTGAAGCTGGTGTCCGAGGTAGGCGTCGGCACGGTCGCGGCCGGCGTCGCTAAGGCGCGCGCCGATCACATCACCATCGCCGGCTACGAGGGCGGCACCGGCGCGTCGCCGCTGACGTCGATCAAGCATGCGGGCAGCCCCTGGGAGATGGGGCTTGCCGAGGCGCACCAGACGCTGGTGCTGAACGGCCTGCGCTCGCGGATCGCGCTGCAGGTCGACGGCGGCATGCGCACCGGCCGTGACGTGGTCATCGGGGCGCTCCTGGGCGCCGACGAGTTCGGCTTCGCCACCGCGCCGCTGATCGCCACCGGCTGCCTGATGATGCGCAAGTGCCACCTCAACACCTGTCCCGTCGGCATCGCGACCCAGGATCCGGTGCTGCGCAAGCGCTTCAAGGGCACGCCCGAGGACGTCATCAACTACTTCTTCTTCGTGGCCGAAGAGGCGCGCGAGCTGATGGCGCAGATGGGCGTTCGTTCGCTGGACGAGCTGATCGGTCAGACCTCCATGCTCGACCAGACCCGGCTGATCGACCACTTCAAGGCGAAGGCGCTGAATTTCGAGCGGGTCTTCTTCCATGCGGAAGGCGAACCGGACGACGTCCGGCATACCACCCGCCAGAACCACCCGATCGACAGCGTGCTGGACCGGACGCTGATCAAGCAGGCGGTGTCGGGTATCGCGCACGCGACGCCGGTGGAGATCGAGACCCAGGTGACGAACGTCGACCGGTCGGTCGGCGCGATGCTGTCCGGCGAGATCGCCAAGCATCACGGCCATGACGGCCTGCCCGACGACACCATCAAGATCCGGCTGAACGGCACCGCCGGACAGTCCTTCGGCGCCTGGCTGATGAAGGGGGTGACGCTCGACCTCGTCGGCGACGCCAACGACTATGTCGGCAAGGGCCTGTCGGGCGGCAAGATCATCGTCCGGCCGCCGGAGAACGTCCAGTTCGAGGCCGACCGTTCGATGATCGTGGGCAACACGGTGCTCTACGGCGCCATCGAGGGCGAGTGCTACTTCCGCGGCGTCGCCGGCGAGCGCTTCGCAGTCCGCAACTCCGGCGCCATCGCGGTGGTCGAGGGCGCGGGCGATCACGGCTGCGAATACATGACCGGCGGCGTGGTCGTCGTGCTCGGCCAGACCGGGCGCAACTTCGCGGCCGGCATGTCGGGCGGCGTCGCCTACGTGCTCGACGAGGCCGGCGACTTCCCGTCCCGGTGCAACCTGGCCATGGTCGATCTGGAGCCGGTGGTGGAAGAGGACGATCTCCTCGAGAAGCTGCACCACCACGGCGGCGACGTGGAGACCAAGGGGCGCGTCGACGTTTCCAGCGACATGACCCATCACGACGACGAGCGCCTGCGCACGCTGATCGCGGCTCATGTCCGCTACACCGGCTCGAACCGCGGCCAGATGATCCTCGACAACTGGGAGACCTACCGTCCCAAGTTCGTCAAGGTGATGCCGGTCGAGTACCGCCGGGCGCTGCGCGAGATGGAGCAGGCGCGGGTGGGCGTCGCGGCGGAGTAACCGCCACCCTGCCTCGACGGGCGCTGCCCGCCGGGGCTCCCGGGTTTCGTATCGAGGAAGCCGGTCCGGAACGTGCCGCTCGCATGTCCCGGCCTCGTGCCGCCTCCGCCTGCGGCGCTGGCTTCTTCGATTTCATCCAACTAAAGATACGTCCGACCGAACAGCGACTGACGTCGGCAAAGTGGGATTGGCCGAATGGGTAAGGTGACAGGTTTTCTCGAGATCGACCGGCAGGAGCAGAAGTATCAGCCCGCCGCCGATCGCGTGCGCCACTTTCGGGAGTTCACCCTGCCGCTCACGGATCCGGAAGTGCAGCGGCAGGCCGCGCGCTGCATGGATTGCGGCATCCCGTACTGCCATGGCCCCCAGGGCTGTCCGGTCGACAACCAGATCCCGGACTGGAACGACCTGATCTATGCGGGCGACTGGGAGTCCGCCGCATTCGATCTGCATTCCACCAACAACTTCCCTGAATTCACCGGCCGGATCTGCCCGGCGCCCTGCGAGGAGGCGTGCACGCTGAACCTCGAGGACGTCCCGGTCTCCATCAAGACGATCGAGCAGGCGATCGCCGACAAGGCGTGGGCCAACGGCTGGGTTCGCCCGCAGCCGCCGACCCACCACACCGGCAAGACGGTGGCCGTCATCGGTGCCGGGTCTGCCGGCCTTGCCGCAGCCCAGCAGCTCGCCCGCGTCGGTCACACGGTGCATGTCTATGAGCGCGAACCGCGGGCCGGTGGCCTGCTGCGCTACGGCATCCCCGACTTCAAGATGGAGAAGCACCACATCGATCGGCGGGTGCGCCAGATGGAGGCCGAGGGCGTCACCTTCCACTTCGGCACCAATATCGGCGTTTCCACCACGATGCAGGAGCTGATCGACGGCCATGACGCCGTGCTGATCGCCTGCGGTGCGGAGAAGCCGCGCGATCCGGGCCTGCCGGGCATGGATCTGACCGGCGTGCACTACGCCATGCCGTTCCTGGTGCAGCAGAACCGCCGCATCGGCGGCGAGCCGATCAACGAGGAGCCGATCCTCGCCGGCGGCAAGCACGTGGTGGTCATCGGTGGCGGCGACACCGCGTCCGACTGCATCGGCACCTCGTTCCGCCAGGGCGCGCTGCGGGTGACCCAGCTCGATATCCGCCCGATGCCGCCGCTGAAGGAAGACAAGCTCACGGTCTGGCCCTACTGGCCGACCAAGTTCCGGACCTCGTCCAGCCAGGCGGAGGGGGCGGAGCGCGAGTTCGCCGCCGCCACCCTCGGCCTGAAGGGCAAGAACGGCCGCGTGACCCATGTCGAGTGTTCGCGGGTCGACGAAAAGCGCGAGCCGATCGCCGGAACGGAGTTCCTGATCAAGGCGGATCTGGTCCTGGTGGCGATCGGCTTTTCCGGTCCCGCCGAGGGCACCTATCTGTCGGAGCTGTCCTCCATGGAGCGGGATCGCCGCGGCAACGTCGCCGCCAACACCGAGGACTACCGCACCAACGTCGACAAGGTCTTCGCGGCCGGCGACGTGCGCCGCGGTCAGTCGCTGGTGGTCTGGGCGATCCGCGAGGGCCGGCAGGCCGCGCGCTCGATCGACGAGTTCCTGACGGGGTCGAGCACGCTGCCGAGGTAGGAGCAAATCCAGGAAAAGTGGGAACCAGTTTTCCGTCCGGATTTGCGTGGAGAAGAGAGCAAATCCAGGAATAGCGGGAACCGGATATCGGTCCGGATTTGCGCGGGGAAGGATCTCTTTCCGCTCGCGCCAATTCGCTCCGCTCCTCGTTGTTTCACCGGCAGGCGCGTGGTCGGACGGGCAGAACGCACAGCGCGACACCGACACCGGTGACAGCCGCGGCCGAAAGCTGCGGGAGCGATACCGCCTCGCCTAGGATCAGCCACGCGAGAGCTTGAGTCGTCAACGGGATCAGGGCGGGCATCGCCGCGCCGGCCGCCGAGCCGAGCCGCTCGCAGGACCGGTTGAACGCGAACAGCGCGATCACGCCGACCCCGACGCCCTGAAACCCGGCTTGCAGTAGAATGTCCGCGAGGGGCGCGTCGCCGAGACCCTTCGGCAGCGCCAGGATATAGACCGGCAGATAGACAACGGCGGAGCCGACGGCCACGATGGCGGTGGCCTGGGCGGCCGGTATCCCCGCGCTGCGGATCATCAGCGCATAGCTCGCCCACAGAACCGCGCTGGCGACGAGAAGTCCGTAACCGGGCAGTGCGCTTGGATCGTATATAGCCGCGAGCAGAAGACCGATCCCGGCCAGGATCGTGGCGATCCCGACCGCCCGGCGGAGAGTCATGACGTCTCCGAACATCCTCCAGCCGACCACGGCCACGATCGCGGCCATCAGTCCGGGATTGATCGCCCCGGCAGCGCCGGCGGACGCGAAACCCAGACCGAAGGCGATCACGAGCATGTATGGCGCGCCGTAGCCGGTGACGATCATGGCGAGGCCGGCAATACCGAGCCGCTCCCCGGCGAAGCCGTATCGCCAGATGACTGGCAGTAGCAGTACCGAGGCGACGGAGAATCTCAGCGCCACCAGGTCGTAGGCGTTAAGGGTGGTCGTGACGCCAAGCCGGGTAAGCACCAGCGATCCCGACCAAATCCCGAGGGCAAGCAGCGACCATGTGAGGCCGGGAACGAGATCTTTCAGGTTTGGGCTCATGGGGCACTCCAGGCAGGGCACCCTGGAGGCCTAGAAGATGACGTGAATTGAGGAAAACGATATATTCGGGACCTATGGATAAGAAAAACTCAACTTTTGATCTGCCCGGCGGAGGTGGCGCGGGTCGACCTTTGAGCGTCGATGCGGCCCGTATCTTCATTGCGATCTGCGAGACCGGCAGCTTCCGGCATGCGGCCGAGCGGGTGTGCCGTTCCGCCTCAGCCGTCAGTCTTCAAGTCGCCAAGCTCGAGAACCAGCTCGGCCGCACGCTCTTGGAGCGCAATGCCCGTAGGGTCGTCCTGACGGAGGAGGGGGAAGCCCTGCTGGGTTTTGCGCGTCGGCTTGTGGCCGTCAGCGACGAGACGATGGCGCACTTCCTCGGATACGACATCTCGGGAAACTTGTGCGTCGCCGCACCGCACGATCTCGGGGTTTGGCATGTCCCGGTTTTGCTGAAGCGCTTCGCGCGTACCCATCCGGGTGTGCGCGTGGAGGTACGACTGGACTCCAGCAACAACGTGCAGAGCCTGTTTGCGGAGGGAAAGGCGAATGTGGCGCTGTTCACGGAGAGCAGGACGCCGCGGATAGCCTCGCGGGAGCTGTTTTCCGAGGAGCTGTGCTGGCTTGGAAAGCGCGGCGGGGACGTAGCCCAGCGGGAGCCCTTGTCGCTGGCGGTCGCCGAGGTCGGATGCGCCTGGCGCGACGCTGCGCTAAGGGCCCTCGATGCAGCGGAGCGCCCTTACCGCGTCTGCTACTGGAGCGATACGTCAATGGGGCAGGTGGCGGCGGTCCGGGCGGATCTCGCCGTAGCCGCGCTTCCCAGGGCGCTGACGGACGGAGGCATTGCGCCTGTCTCGTCGGAATTCGGGCTTCCGCGGCTCGGGTTCGTCCATATGTATCTGGCCGAAGACGGCAGCCCGGCGGCCCGGGCGTTCGCAGACCAGCTGGGCGACTGGGATCGGTTTGACCAGTTCGGCTCGGACCGGTTCCTTAGCCTGTGACAAGGTCGGCCGTCGATCTGAAACGGCCGGGCCTCGTCTTGGTTTGCAGCCGGTGACCCGCGGCAGCCGCGGCCCGATCGCAGCGGCTCACGGGATCATGTTCGCCGCGTTCATCGTCGGGTCTGAAACCACGGTCCACAGGGTGGCGAAGAACAGAAAGAAAAGGGCCGCCGGAACCACGGTCTCGATGGCGCGCGCAATCAGGTGCATGGCTAATCTCCTCGGCGTACGGGTGCCTTGGTCCTCGGCCGCCGGGAAGGCCGCAAACAGCGGCCCCGGCCATCGTCGGCTTCGGATCGTTCGCCCAGGACCATGGCGCCGCCGGGCCGACCCTGCCAAGGGCCGGCCGTTTGCGGTGCTGAATCCTTCGTAACCGGAGACGGCAGAATCCTGCCTAGTTGGTTCCGTCCAACAGCCGGCGCGCGATGACCTGAGCCTGGATCTCGCCGGCACCCTCGAAAATGTTGAGGATGCGCGCGTCGCAGAGCACGCGCGAGATCGGGTACTCAAGCGCGAAGCCGTTGCCGCCGTGGATCTGGACGGCGTTGTCGGCTGCGGCCCAGGCGACCCGCGCGGCAAGCAGCTTTGCCATGCCGGCCTCCAGGTCGCAGCGCCGACCGGAATCCTTCTGGCGGGCGGAGAAGTAGGTGAGCTGGCGCGCGAGCGTGATCTCCACGGCCATCATCACCAGCTTGTCGGAGACCCGGGGGAAGTCGAAGATCGGCTTGCCGAACTGAACCCGCTCGCGGGCATAGCGCAGACCCAGCTCGAAGGCCGACTGGGCGACGCCGATGGCGCGGGCAGCAGTCTGGATGCGGGCGGCCTCGAAGGTCTGCATGAGCTGCTTGAAGCCCTGGCCTTCCTCGCCACCGAGCAGGCTGTCGGCGGCGACCTCAAAGCCGTCAAAGGCGATCTCGTATTCCTTCATGCCGCGATAGCCGAGCACCTCGATCTCGCCGCCGGACATGCCGGCGGCGGGAAACGGATCCTCGTCGGTGCCGCGCGGCTTCTCGGCAAGGAACATCGACAGACCCCGATAGCCCTTCTCGTCGGGGTTGGTGCGCACCAGAAGCGTCATCAGGTCGGCCCGGACCGGATGGGTGATCCACGTCTTGTTGCCGCTCACCTTGTAGACGTCGCCGTCGCGGACCGCCCGGGTCTTGAGGGAGGCGAGGTCGGAGCCGGTGTTGGGCTCGGTGAAGACGGCGGTCGGCAGCACTTCGCCCGACGCGATCTTCGGCAGCCAGGTTTCCTTCTGGGCCTCCGTGCCGCCGCACAGGATCAGCTCGGCCGCGATCTCCGAACGCGTTCCCAGCGAGCCGACGCCGATATAGGCCCGGGACAGCTCCTCGGAGACCACGCACATGGCCTCCTTGCCCAGCTCCAGCCCGCCATAGGCTTCCGGGATGGTCAGCCCGAACACGCCCAGCTCGG includes:
- a CDS encoding acyl-CoA dehydrogenase family protein, giving the protein MLAERLASEVTTETLLDRTSEAVAAVDGLVARASAAVRGRLLSDGRIDPALLEAEQHAVHGLAWLSTYAEALRQLADYAARLSTEGRLTSVESLIVRIGFGEYLAQIFGGIAMNQGEIVRLPDLGVDDNAGSVQSGAVHWFLAQGNTRETRAALAELLDKHDIGSPLGNPGLDETLEAMRTEMHRFAEAEVAPHAHEWHLENDYIPMDVVRNMSELGVFGLTIPEAYGGLELGKEAMCVVSEELSRAYIGVGSLGTRSEIAAELILCGGTEAQKETWLPKIASGEVLPTAVFTEPNTGSDLASLKTRAVRDGDVYKVSGNKTWITHPVRADLMTLLVRTNPDEKGYRGLSMFLAEKPRGTDEDPFPAAGMSGGEIEVLGYRGMKEYEIAFDGFEVAADSLLGGEEGQGFKQLMQTFEAARIQTAARAIGVAQSAFELGLRYARERVQFGKPIFDFPRVSDKLVMMAVEITLARQLTYFSARQKDSGRRCDLEAGMAKLLAARVAWAAADNAVQIHGGNGFALEYPISRVLCDARILNIFEGAGEIQAQVIARRLLDGTN
- a CDS encoding LysR family transcriptional regulator, producing MSVDAARIFIAICETGSFRHAAERVCRSASAVSLQVAKLENQLGRTLLERNARRVVLTEEGEALLGFARRLVAVSDETMAHFLGYDISGNLCVAAPHDLGVWHVPVLLKRFARTHPGVRVEVRLDSSNNVQSLFAEGKANVALFTESRTPRIASRELFSEELCWLGKRGGDVAQREPLSLAVAEVGCAWRDAALRALDAAERPYRVCYWSDTSMGQVAAVRADLAVAALPRALTDGGIAPVSSEFGLPRLGFVHMYLAEDGSPAARAFADQLGDWDRFDQFGSDRFLSL
- a CDS encoding glutamate synthase subunit beta, producing the protein MGKVTGFLEIDRQEQKYQPAADRVRHFREFTLPLTDPEVQRQAARCMDCGIPYCHGPQGCPVDNQIPDWNDLIYAGDWESAAFDLHSTNNFPEFTGRICPAPCEEACTLNLEDVPVSIKTIEQAIADKAWANGWVRPQPPTHHTGKTVAVIGAGSAGLAAAQQLARVGHTVHVYEREPRAGGLLRYGIPDFKMEKHHIDRRVRQMEAEGVTFHFGTNIGVSTTMQELIDGHDAVLIACGAEKPRDPGLPGMDLTGVHYAMPFLVQQNRRIGGEPINEEPILAGGKHVVVIGGGDTASDCIGTSFRQGALRVTQLDIRPMPPLKEDKLTVWPYWPTKFRTSSSQAEGAEREFAAATLGLKGKNGRVTHVECSRVDEKREPIAGTEFLIKADLVLVAIGFSGPAEGTYLSELSSMERDRRGNVAANTEDYRTNVDKVFAAGDVRRGQSLVVWAIREGRQAARSIDEFLTGSSTLPR
- a CDS encoding DMT family transporter; protein product: MSPNLKDLVPGLTWSLLALGIWSGSLVLTRLGVTTTLNAYDLVALRFSVASVLLLPVIWRYGFAGERLGIAGLAMIVTGYGAPYMLVIAFGLGFASAGAAGAINPGLMAAIVAVVGWRMFGDVMTLRRAVGIATILAGIGLLLAAIYDPSALPGYGLLVASAVLWASYALMIRSAGIPAAQATAIVAVGSAVVYLPVYILALPKGLGDAPLADILLQAGFQGVGVGVIALFAFNRSCERLGSAAGAAMPALIPLTTQALAWLILGEAVSLPQLSAAAVTGVGVALCVLPVRPRACR